A window of the Candidatus Kryptoniota bacterium genome harbors these coding sequences:
- a CDS encoding Ppx/GppA phosphatase family protein: protein MAVLAAIDVGSNAIRLSIGRTGNDGKISAVESMREPIRLGRDVFTRRVISDQTMEEACDAFRGFKSAIDRNGVTWTRAVATSALREAMNRDTFIDRISQAASIEIEVIGPEEEARLIQLAVSEKVNLKNKTALLIDIGGGSTEVTLVVDGSIVSTESFRLGAVRLLQMLEEQKQGEKKFNVLVREYVDSAQRRLRRELGDRKIDICAGTGGNIDALIGLRKDMLMKERDSSIDVSELDVIVKKLSSTTFEDRVRELRLRPDRADVIVPAAIILQEIVKVAKVNEILIPKVGLKDGLMIDMGLEIFGTHKHTNRDQTVTSAIEVGRKYSFDEQHGLIVARYAVELFDQTKTLHNLNLEHRSLLEIASILHDVGTYISMTAHHKHTYYLLTATPVIGLSRAQMEIVANVARYHRKSFPKMQHEAYRLLSSKDRVVVSKLAAILRMADAMDNEHASKVSSFTTEYKKPNFTVRLEGEGDLLLEKWALMRKGDLFEEVFGVKVGVVE from the coding sequence ATGGCTGTACTCGCCGCAATAGACGTTGGGTCAAACGCGATTCGACTTTCGATTGGTCGCACGGGGAACGACGGAAAGATAAGCGCGGTTGAAAGCATGCGGGAGCCAATCCGCCTGGGTCGCGATGTGTTCACCCGACGGGTTATCTCGGACCAGACGATGGAAGAGGCGTGCGACGCTTTCCGGGGATTCAAATCCGCAATCGATAGGAACGGCGTGACATGGACGAGGGCGGTCGCAACGAGCGCTCTGCGGGAGGCGATGAACCGTGACACATTCATAGACAGAATCTCGCAAGCAGCGTCCATCGAAATTGAGGTGATCGGACCTGAAGAAGAGGCGAGACTGATCCAGCTTGCTGTCTCCGAAAAGGTCAATCTAAAGAACAAGACGGCCCTCCTTATCGATATTGGCGGAGGAAGCACTGAGGTGACGCTGGTTGTCGATGGCAGCATTGTCTCCACAGAAAGTTTTCGGCTCGGCGCGGTCAGGCTCCTGCAGATGCTTGAGGAGCAAAAGCAAGGCGAGAAGAAATTCAACGTTCTTGTGCGTGAGTATGTCGATTCGGCCCAGCGCCGGCTCAGGAGAGAGCTCGGCGACAGGAAGATCGATATCTGCGCGGGAACAGGAGGGAACATCGACGCTCTGATCGGGCTCCGTAAAGATATGCTGATGAAGGAAAGGGACTCGTCGATAGATGTCTCGGAGCTCGACGTCATAGTAAAGAAGCTTTCCTCGACAACGTTTGAAGATCGTGTTCGTGAGCTGAGGTTGAGACCGGATAGGGCGGACGTGATTGTACCCGCCGCTATCATTCTTCAGGAGATTGTGAAGGTCGCAAAGGTCAATGAGATCCTCATTCCGAAAGTTGGATTGAAGGACGGATTAATGATCGATATGGGACTTGAGATCTTCGGGACCCACAAGCATACCAACCGGGATCAGACTGTTACATCAGCGATCGAAGTCGGGAGAAAATATTCATTCGATGAACAACACGGCTTGATCGTGGCGAGGTACGCTGTCGAACTTTTTGACCAGACAAAGACACTGCACAACTTGAATCTTGAACACAGATCGTTGCTGGAGATCGCATCGATCCTGCATGATGTCGGAACCTACATCAGTATGACGGCCCATCACAAACACACCTATTACCTTCTCACGGCTACTCCGGTGATAGGACTCTCGCGCGCTCAGATGGAAATCGTCGCGAACGTGGCGCGTTACCATCGTAAGTCGTTTCCGAAGATGCAGCACGAAGCTTATCGACTCCTCTCATCTAAGGATCGCGTGGTAGTTTCAAAGCTCGCTGCAATACTCCGGATGGCAGACGCGATGGACAACGAGCACGCGTCGAAGGTCAGTTCGTTTACAACTGAATATAAGAAACCGAATTTCACAGTACGGCTTGAGGGTGAAGGTGATCTTCTTCTTGAGAAGTGGGCGCTGATGCGGAAGGGAGACCTCTTCGAAGAAGTTTTCGGCGTGAAGGTCGGTGTTGTGGAATAA